GGCCACGGTGCCCTGAGCCTGGCGCTGCGGCACCCTGATCTTTTCAAGTCCGTCTCGGCCTTCGCGCCGATCTGCGCGCCCAGCCAGTGCCCGTGGGGCCGCAAGGCCTTCACCGGCTACCTGGGTGCCGACGAATCCGGCTGGCCGGAGCATGATGCCAGCGCCCTGATGCAGCGCAGCAAAAGCGCGCCCTACCCCGGCGGTATCCTGATCGACCAGGGCTTGGGCGACAAATTCCTGGCCGAGCAGCTGCATCCCGAACTGTTCGAGGCCGCCTGCGCCTCGGCCGGCCAGCCCCTGACGCTGCGCCGCCATGCGGGCTATGACCACGGCTACTACTTCATCGCCACTTTCATGGATGAGCACCTGAAGCACCACGCCCGCCAGTTGCTGCCTTAAGCGGGAACTAAGCCGGCACTTCTACAATGCCGCGCTATGCTGCTGCGCTCGACCCTTCCCGACCCATCCTCCGCCAAACCCGGCGCCCATTCATCCAGTGTGAATACCGGCATGCGCCCGCTCTGGGTGGTTGTGCTGGCCAGCTTCTGGATCGCCACGGTGTGCAACGTGGCGCTGTGGCGCACGCTGGCGCGCCTGCCTGACCTGAGCGGCGGCCAGGCCATCACCGTCAGCGTTGCCCTGGCGCTGGTGATCGGGCTGGCCACGGCGGGCTTGCTCAGCCTGCTGGCCTGGCGCTGGACGCTCAAGCCGGTGATCATGCTTTTTTGCGTGTCGGCGGCGTTTGGCGCCTACTTCATGCTGGCCTACGGCATCGTCATCGACAAGACCATGATGGTCAACACGCTGCAAACCGACCTGCGCGAGACGCGCGACCTGCTCAACTGGCGCTTGCTCGCCACGGTGCTGGTGCTGGCGGGGCTGCCCTGCGTGCTGCTGTGGCGCCAGCACATCCGGCTGCAAACGCCTACGCGGCAGGCCGTCTCCAACCTGGCAGCCCTGCTGGCCACCTGCGCCCTGCTGGTGCTGGTGGTGGTGCTGTTCTTTCAAAGCATCGCCTCGGTGATGCGCAACAACACGCAGCTGCGCTACCTGATCAATCCGCTCAATTCCTTCTACGCACTGGGCTCCATCGCCGCCAGGCCGTTCCAGCGCGACGAGTCCGCCATCCTGCCTTTGGGCACAGACGCCAAACTGGGCGCCAGCTACACGGCGCAGGCCAGGCCGCCGCTGCTGCTGCTGGTGCTGGGCGAGACCGGGCGCAGCGGCAACTTCGCGGTCAACGGCTACGGCCGCCCGACCACGCCCGGGCTGGCCAAGGAGAACATCGCCAGCCAGCGCAACGCCTGGTCGTGCGGCACCAGCACGGCGGCGTCGGTGCCATGCATGTTTTCAAACTTCGGACGGGCGAACTACGAATCGCGCCCGGCCAATTACGAAGGCCTGATGGATGTGCTGCAGCACGCTGGCCTGGCCGTTCTCTGGCTGGACAACCAGTCCGGCTGCAAGGGCGTCTGCGACCGCATTCCCAACATCGACACCAGCCAGCTCAAGGTGCCCGGCCTGTGCGAAGGCGACGAATGCTTCGATGAAGTCATGCTGCATGGCCTGGACGAGCGCATCGCCGCCTTGAGCGCCGAGCGCCGGGCCAAAGGCGTCGTGGTCGTGATGCACCAGATGGGCAGCCACGGCCCGGCGTATTTCAAGCGGTCACCGGCCGCGTTCAAGAAGTTTTTGCCCGAATGCACCGACAACGCGCTGCAAAGCTGCACACAGGAAGGGCTGGTCAATGCCTACGACAACAGCATTGTGTACACGGATCACGTCCTGGCCTCCGCCATTGGGTGGCTCAAGACGCAGGAAGCGCACAGCGCACCGGCCATGCTCTACTTGGCAGACCATGGCGAATCACTGGGTGAAAACAACATCTACCTGCACGGCATGCCGTACAGCGTGGCGCCCGACGTTCAAAAGCGCGTTCCCTGGATCACCTGGCTGTCGCCCGGATTCGAGCAGCGCAGCAAGATCGCCACAGCCTGCCTCAAGAAGGAACTCGACGCGCCCATCAGCCACGACAATTATTTCCATTCAGTCTTGGGCCTGATGAACGTACAGACCAGCGTTTACCAGCCTGCACTCGATATCTACGCCCACTGCCAGACGGGAGTGCCTCCAGGACAGCCCTGATTTTCCAGCGAACCTGGCCGTTGGCGAACCCGGATCAGCCCCCCGTCAGGCTGCAATAAGCCCTGCGCGTCTCGGGCGCCACGGACTCCACCAGTTGCTCATAGGAGGTTTTTTGCCGGGCCAGCATGCGCGCAGAGGCGACGGTCTTGGATTTGCAGAACCAGTGGCAGGTGTGCTGCAGCAAGAACAGCTCGGCCGACACGGTGAAGGCCTTGGCCTTGGGGCTGCGGTTGGCTTCATTGCGCACCGCACGGTTGATGCCTTGCGCATGGATGGCCAAAGCCTTGCGAAGGTCAAAGGTGGCGGCGGGAAACAGTTTGTCGGCATAGGGAATGGCCACCGGCAGTTTGCTGACCCGTGCATCGGCTTCATCGACTTTGGAAAACTCGACGGCAAAGCGACCGAGCTGGTCGCACAGCGCCGTTTCGGTGCTGGTCAGCAGGTTGAAAATCTGTTCGCGGCGCTGTCCATCGGCTTCACCCAGCGCGCGCATGTAGCCGTCCGTCAGCGTTTCCATCAGTTTTTCAATCTGGTATTTCCCGAGATGGCTGCCCAGCAAGGCAATGCGCCGGCTCTGGTACTTCGACTTGAACATGTGAGCGCCAATGGCGACAAACATCGCCAGCATAAAAATATCCATGGGTACGCGTTTTCCGGGAGGATTGAAGGAGGGAATCGAAGCCAAGAGTGTAGTCACCGCTCCAGGACAAAGGTCGGGGTATGCATAGAGCTTGTTTTCCCGGGATTGACCTGCACCTGTTGCCCATGACCCAGCGCCCTCAAAACCTCTACGACCACTACCATGCCCACGTTTATTTCGGACCCGCGACGCTGGCGCAGGCCAGAGCGCTGTGCGAGCAGGCGGGCCGGCTGCTTCCGGTCACGGTGGGCCGCGTGCATGAACGCGAGGTCGGGCCGCATCCGCGCTGGAGTTGCCAGCTGGCGTTCGACCGCGCCGGGTTTGACCAGGTGATTGCTTGGCTAGAGCAGCACCGGGGCGGCCTGGATGTGCTGGTGCATGGCCTGACCGGCGACGACTTGGCCGACCACACGCTCCACGCTTCGTGGCTGGGCCATGAAGCAGCCCTGAAGCTGGACATGTTCAGGCGTTGAAACTGCTATTGATTAGATAGCTGTCTATGAATGCCAGCCGTGCGCAAAAGGCCTTTTTGGCTTAAAAAAACCAGTAACTGGCCAGCCAGGCTTACTGCGCCAGCAGCCTCTGGCGCGCGGCTTCGTATTCAAGCCTGAGCTGGGCGACGAAGGCCGCCGTGCTTTGCACCTTGCTGACCGAGCCGATGCCCTGGCCGCAGCCCCAGATGTCTTTCCAGGCTTTGGACTTGTCGCCGCCGAAGTTCATCTTGCTCGCATCGCTTTCGGGCAGGTTGTCGGGGTCCATGCCGGCGGCGCGGATCGACGGCGCCAGGTAGTTGCCGTGCACGCCGGTGAACAGGTTGCTGTACACGATGTCGTCGGAATTGCCTTCGACAATCGCCTGCTTGTAGGCGTCCGAGGCCCGGGCCTCTTCGGTGGCGATGAAGGCCGAGCCGATGTAGGCGAAGTCGGCGCCCATGGCCTGCGCGGCCAGCACGCCGCCGCCGGTCGAGATGGCGCCCGACAGCGCCAGCGGGCCGTCAAACCACTGGCGGATTTCCTGGACCAGCGCGAACGGGCTTTTGACCCCGGCGTGTCCGCCCGCGCCGCAGGCCACCGCCACCAGGCCGTCGGCGCCCTTTTCAATCGCCTTGCGGGCAAACTTGTTGTTGATGATGTCGTGCAGCACGACGCCGCCCCAGCCGTGCACCGCCTGGTTCAGGTCTTCGCGCGCGCCCAGCGAGGTGATGACGATGGGCACCTTGAAGCGCGCGCACACCTCCAGGTCATGCTCCAGGCGGTCGTTGGACTTGTGCACGATCTGGTTGATGGCGAAGGGCGCGGCCGGCTGGTCAGGATGGGCCAGGTTGTAGGCGGCCAGCGTCTCGGTGATCTCGGCCAGCCAGTCTTCGAGCTGCGCGGCCGGGCGCGCATTGAGCGCCGGCATGGAGCCGACCACGCCGGCCTTGCACTGCTCGATGACGAGCCGGGGGTTGCTGATGATGAACAGCGGCGAGCCGATGATGGGCAAGGGCAAGTGGTTCAGGGCGCCGGGCAGTCTGGACATGGGGTCTCCGTTGTCATTGTCGATTTTTTTAAGCAAAAAGTGGCATTTGCGCACGGCTGTCATGCGCATCCAGCTATCAATTCAGAAGCAAAATCCCATCGCGATCAAAATGCTTCCAGCGCCAGCGCATTCACGCTGTCCGCGCCTTCGACGATGCTGTCACGCATGCCGGGCGCCTTGGTCAGCAGGTGGTCGGCGTAAAACCGGGCTGTGGTGATCTTGGCCTGCATGAAGGCCGTATCGACGCCCTGCGCCAGTTGCTCCTGGGCCACCAGCAGCGAACGCGCCAGCTGCCAGCCCGCCACCACATTGCCCGCCAGCATCAGGTAAGGCACGCTGCCAGCAAACACCGCATTCGGGCTGGTCCTGGTGTTGGCGGCGACAAACTCGACCACTTGGACAAAGGCCTGGCGCGCGGCCTTCAGGCGTTTGGCCACGGCCAGCGCGTCGGCGCTGCCCTGCGCCAGCAATTCGTTTTCGGTCGCTTCGATCTGCGCGGCGATGCCTTTGGCCGTTTGACCGCCGTCGCGCGCGGTCTTGCGGCCGATCAGGTCGTTGGCCTGGATGGCGGTCGTGCCTTCGTAAATCGTCAAGATCCGGGCGTCGCGGAAATACTGCGCCGCGCCGGTTTCCTCGATGAAACCCATGCCGCCATGCACCTGCACGCCCAGCGAGGTGACTTCCTGGCTCATCTCGGTGCTGTAGCCCTTGACCAGTGGCACCATGAATTCATAAAAAGCCAGGCTCTGTTTTCGCACCTCGGCATCAGGGTGGTGATGCGTCGCGTCGTAGGCGGCGGCAGCCACCGAGGCCATCGCGCGGCAGCCTTCGGTGTAGGCGCGCATGGTCATCAGCATGCGCCTGACATCGGGGTGGTGAATGATGGACGCGCTGGCCTTGATCGAGCCATCGACCGGGCGGCTCTGCACGCGGTCTTTGGCAAAGCCCACGGCTTTCTGGTAAGCGCGCTCGGCAATCGCAATGCCCTGCACGCCGACGGCGTAGCGCGCCGAGTTCATCATGATGAACATGTATTCGAGGCCGCGATTTTCTTCGCCGACGAGGTAGCCGGCCGCGCCACCGTGGTCGCCAAACTGCAGCACGGCCGTGGGCGAAGCCTTGATGCCCAGCTTGTGCTCGATGCTCACGCAATGCACATCGTTGCGCTCGCCCAGCGTGCCGTCGGCATTGACCAGGAACTTGGGAACGACAAACAGGCTGATGCCCTTGACACCTTCAGGTGCGCCGCTCGCTCGGGCCAGCACCAGGTGGACGATGTTCTCGGCCATGTCGTGCTCGCCGTAGGTGATGAAAATCTTGGTGCCGAAAACCTTGTAGCTGCCGTCAGCCTGCGGTTCGGCGCGGCTGCGCACGGCGGCCAGGTCGCTTCCGGCCTGCGGCTCGGTCAGGTTCATGGTGCCGGTCCACTGGCCGCTGATCATTTTTTCCAGATAGACCGCATTGAGCGCCTCCGAGCCGGCCGTCAGCAGCGCTTCGATGGCGCCGTCGGTCAGCATCGGACACAAGGCAAAGCTCATGTTGGCCGAATTGGCCATTTCACCGCAGGCCGCGCCAATCGTCTTGGGCAGGCCCTGGCCGCCGAAATCAGCGGGATGCTGCAGGCCCTGCCAGCCGCCTTCGACGTACTGCCTGAAGGCTTCCTTGAAACCGGGCGTCGTGGTGACCACGCCGGACTGAAAGCTCGACGGGTTCTTGTCGCCTTCCCAGTTCAGCGGCGACAGCACGCCCTCGCTGAACTTGGCGCATTCTTCGAGCACCGCTTCGGCGGTGTCAAAACCGGCGTCTTCAAAGCCGGGGATTTGCGCGATCTGGTCGATGCCCGCC
This DNA window, taken from Polaromonas hydrogenivorans, encodes the following:
- a CDS encoding DOPA 4,5-dioxygenase family protein produces the protein MTQRPQNLYDHYHAHVYFGPATLAQARALCEQAGRLLPVTVGRVHEREVGPHPRWSCQLAFDRAGFDQVIAWLEQHRGGLDVLVHGLTGDDLADHTLHASWLGHEAALKLDMFRR
- a CDS encoding phosphoethanolamine transferase, whose product is MLLRSTLPDPSSAKPGAHSSSVNTGMRPLWVVVLASFWIATVCNVALWRTLARLPDLSGGQAITVSVALALVIGLATAGLLSLLAWRWTLKPVIMLFCVSAAFGAYFMLAYGIVIDKTMMVNTLQTDLRETRDLLNWRLLATVLVLAGLPCVLLWRQHIRLQTPTRQAVSNLAALLATCALLVLVVVLFFQSIASVMRNNTQLRYLINPLNSFYALGSIAARPFQRDESAILPLGTDAKLGASYTAQARPPLLLLVLGETGRSGNFAVNGYGRPTTPGLAKENIASQRNAWSCGTSTAASVPCMFSNFGRANYESRPANYEGLMDVLQHAGLAVLWLDNQSGCKGVCDRIPNIDTSQLKVPGLCEGDECFDEVMLHGLDERIAALSAERRAKGVVVVMHQMGSHGPAYFKRSPAAFKKFLPECTDNALQSCTQEGLVNAYDNSIVYTDHVLASAIGWLKTQEAHSAPAMLYLADHGESLGENNIYLHGMPYSVAPDVQKRVPWITWLSPGFEQRSKIATACLKKELDAPISHDNYFHSVLGLMNVQTSVYQPALDIYAHCQTGVPPGQP
- a CDS encoding acyl-CoA dehydrogenase, which gives rise to MSYKAPLKDMLFDIKHLAGIDQIAQIPGFEDAGFDTAEAVLEECAKFSEGVLSPLNWEGDKNPSSFQSGVVTTTPGFKEAFRQYVEGGWQGLQHPADFGGQGLPKTIGAACGEMANSANMSFALCPMLTDGAIEALLTAGSEALNAVYLEKMISGQWTGTMNLTEPQAGSDLAAVRSRAEPQADGSYKVFGTKIFITYGEHDMAENIVHLVLARASGAPEGVKGISLFVVPKFLVNADGTLGERNDVHCVSIEHKLGIKASPTAVLQFGDHGGAAGYLVGEENRGLEYMFIMMNSARYAVGVQGIAIAERAYQKAVGFAKDRVQSRPVDGSIKASASIIHHPDVRRMLMTMRAYTEGCRAMASVAAAAYDATHHHPDAEVRKQSLAFYEFMVPLVKGYSTEMSQEVTSLGVQVHGGMGFIEETGAAQYFRDARILTIYEGTTAIQANDLIGRKTARDGGQTAKGIAAQIEATENELLAQGSADALAVAKRLKAARQAFVQVVEFVAANTRTSPNAVFAGSVPYLMLAGNVVAGWQLARSLLVAQEQLAQGVDTAFMQAKITTARFYADHLLTKAPGMRDSIVEGADSVNALALEAF
- a CDS encoding NAD(P)H-dependent flavin oxidoreductase, which translates into the protein MSRLPGALNHLPLPIIGSPLFIISNPRLVIEQCKAGVVGSMPALNARPAAQLEDWLAEITETLAAYNLAHPDQPAAPFAINQIVHKSNDRLEHDLEVCARFKVPIVITSLGAREDLNQAVHGWGGVVLHDIINNKFARKAIEKGADGLVAVACGAGGHAGVKSPFALVQEIRQWFDGPLALSGAISTGGGVLAAQAMGADFAYIGSAFIATEEARASDAYKQAIVEGNSDDIVYSNLFTGVHGNYLAPSIRAAGMDPDNLPESDASKMNFGGDKSKAWKDIWGCGQGIGSVSKVQSTAAFVAQLRLEYEAARQRLLAQ